The Natrinema salifodinae genome includes a window with the following:
- a CDS encoding helix-turn-helix domain-containing protein codes for MTTVVELEIPADRLGLARTFDHVSAFEFRIGGMIGGAPPLVWTGGPDRTTVRQALEADPSIDVIASVADDGDAAVDETGAGPTDQWLFRLEFGDGVKLFEQLVTENDGAILSARGDDHRWILKLLFHDRESVSACHDLLEQYEFGADVRRISGVNDLATARTPLTETQYETICKAHEQGYFDVPREITLKELAAELGISHQALSERLRRSHAALVSAELSERSAPMEIDP; via the coding sequence ATGACCACAGTCGTCGAACTCGAGATTCCGGCTGACCGACTCGGTCTCGCTCGGACGTTTGATCACGTGTCGGCGTTCGAGTTCCGGATTGGCGGGATGATCGGCGGGGCGCCACCGCTCGTCTGGACCGGCGGCCCGGATCGGACGACCGTCCGCCAGGCGCTCGAGGCGGATCCGTCGATCGACGTGATCGCGAGCGTGGCCGACGACGGCGACGCGGCGGTGGACGAGACGGGGGCCGGCCCGACCGACCAGTGGTTGTTCCGCCTCGAGTTCGGTGACGGCGTGAAGCTATTCGAGCAACTCGTGACGGAAAACGACGGGGCGATCCTGTCGGCCCGCGGCGACGACCACCGGTGGATACTGAAGTTGCTCTTCCACGACCGCGAGTCGGTCTCGGCCTGCCACGACCTGCTCGAACAGTACGAGTTCGGCGCCGACGTCAGGCGGATCAGCGGCGTCAACGACCTCGCGACCGCGCGGACGCCGCTGACCGAGACCCAGTACGAAACGATCTGTAAGGCCCACGAGCAGGGATACTTCGACGTCCCTCGCGAGATCACCCTCAAGGAACTGGCCGCCGAATTGGGGATCTCACACCAGGCGCTCTCCGAGCGCCTCCGCCGGAGCCACGCCGCCCTCGTGAGCGCGGAATTATCCGAGCGGTCCGCCCCGATGGAGATCGATCCCTGA
- a CDS encoding type II toxin-antitoxin system death-on-curing family toxin, translating to MADSLWYPSVDDVLAIHDDIVSEYSDTHAGVQNRGDIEFALNYIENGSFGTTPETIHEKAFHLLRLLVANHPFVDANKRTALNTTVVFYFLNGYRFTYDDEIRTILKQFGTDQATVDETETLEYLRSHTEEIDLAGEIEQWRDDLIQYGLDELTGDSSNPNG from the coding sequence ATGGCAGACTCACTCTGGTACCCGTCAGTCGACGACGTACTCGCCATCCACGACGACATCGTATCAGAGTATTCCGACACGCACGCTGGCGTCCAGAATCGTGGCGATATCGAGTTTGCCCTGAACTACATCGAGAACGGAAGTTTCGGAACGACACCCGAGACGATTCACGAGAAGGCGTTTCACCTCCTCCGGTTATTGGTGGCGAACCATCCGTTCGTCGACGCAAACAAGCGCACTGCGCTCAACACAACGGTCGTGTTCTACTTTCTCAACGGATATCGGTTCACGTACGACGACGAAATCAGGACGATCCTCAAGCAGTTCGGCACCGATCAGGCGACCGTCGACGAAACGGAAACTCTCGAATATCTTCGATCTCACACTGAAGAAATCGACCTTGCAGGCGAGATCGAACAGTGGCGAGACGACCTCATCCAGTACGGACTGGATGAACTAACCGGTGACTCATCTAACCCGAACGGTTAA
- a CDS encoding DUF2267 domain-containing protein has translation MQYDDFIGEVQHRAQLDSREAALSITRATLTTLSERTQPGQAENIGAQLPEELGRFLEEGDDVERFDFDGYVDRVADREEVGDEDEPAAALHAQVVMDVVAEAVTGDAYEDLRTQLPADEGYEQLFEIAEAEESPV, from the coding sequence ATGCAGTACGACGACTTCATCGGCGAAGTCCAGCACCGCGCACAGCTCGATTCCCGAGAGGCCGCGCTGAGCATTACTCGGGCCACCCTGACCACCCTCTCCGAGCGAACTCAACCCGGCCAGGCGGAGAATATCGGCGCCCAACTGCCCGAGGAACTCGGTCGGTTCCTTGAGGAGGGCGACGACGTCGAGCGGTTCGACTTCGACGGGTACGTCGACCGCGTCGCCGACCGCGAGGAAGTCGGCGACGAGGACGAGCCGGCGGCCGCGCTGCACGCGCAAGTCGTCATGGACGTCGTCGCAGAGGCGGTCACCGGTGACGCCTACGAGGATCTCCGCACGCAGCTGCCGGCGGACGAAGGTTACGAGCAACTCTTCGAGATCGCCGAGGCCGAGGAGAGTCCCGTTTGA
- a CDS encoding redox-regulated ATPase YchF, producing MLSIALAGKPNAGKSTFYTAATMADVDVANYPFTTIDANRGVSYVRTECPCLERDERCNADNCEDGKRYVPIELLDVAGLVPGAHEGKGLGNQFLDELTNADVIVNVVDASGGTNEKGEPVDIGAHDPLEDIDFIEEEMDLWLAGIVERNWESVERKSRSPDFDIDDALAEMLSGFGASPKQIATVLRELDYPEDPIQWEDDHREELARLVRERTKPIVVAANKIDVAPEENVERLLDLDKPVIPTTAEGELALRRAADNGLVEYDPGDETIEIGDDVSDAQREALEGLADTMAEWNGTGVQSALDYAVYDLLDHLTAYPVEDASKWSDGSGNILPDAFLLSEGSTPVDLAYAVHSDIGDGYLHAVDAKSNREVGEGYELEEGDVIKIVSTN from the coding sequence ATGCTTTCGATCGCGCTTGCCGGAAAGCCGAACGCCGGCAAGTCCACCTTCTACACGGCGGCGACGATGGCGGACGTGGACGTCGCCAACTACCCCTTCACCACGATCGACGCCAACCGAGGGGTGAGCTACGTCCGGACCGAGTGCCCCTGCCTCGAGCGCGACGAGCGGTGCAACGCCGATAACTGCGAGGACGGCAAGCGCTACGTCCCGATCGAACTACTCGACGTGGCGGGCCTGGTCCCCGGCGCCCACGAGGGGAAGGGCCTGGGCAACCAGTTCCTCGACGAACTGACGAACGCCGATGTGATCGTCAACGTCGTCGACGCCTCCGGCGGGACCAACGAGAAGGGCGAACCCGTCGACATCGGCGCACACGACCCGCTCGAGGATATCGACTTCATCGAGGAGGAAATGGACCTCTGGCTGGCGGGCATCGTCGAGCGCAACTGGGAGTCCGTCGAGCGCAAATCCCGCTCGCCCGACTTCGACATCGACGACGCCCTGGCGGAGATGCTCTCGGGCTTCGGCGCCTCGCCGAAACAGATCGCGACCGTCCTGCGGGAACTCGACTACCCCGAGGACCCGATCCAGTGGGAGGACGACCACCGCGAGGAACTGGCGCGCCTGGTCCGTGAGCGCACGAAGCCGATCGTCGTCGCGGCGAACAAGATCGACGTCGCGCCCGAGGAGAACGTCGAGCGGCTGCTCGACCTCGATAAGCCCGTGATCCCCACCACCGCGGAGGGCGAACTCGCGCTCCGCCGGGCCGCGGACAACGGCCTGGTAGAGTACGATCCGGGCGACGAGACGATCGAGATCGGCGACGACGTCAGCGACGCCCAGCGGGAAGCGCTGGAAGGCCTGGCGGACACGATGGCCGAGTGGAACGGAACGGGCGTCCAGTCGGCGCTCGACTACGCAGTCTACGACCTGCTGGACCACCTCACCGCCTACCCGGTCGAGGACGCCTCGAAGTGGTCCGACGGGAGCGGAAACATCCTGCCCGACGCCTTCCTGTTATCCGAGGGGTCGACGCCGGTCGACCTGGCCTACGCCGTCCACTCCGACATCGGCGACGGCTACCTCCACGCGGTCGACGCCAAGTCGAACCGAGAGGTCGGCGAGGGCTACGAGTTAGAAGAGGGGGACGTAATCAAGATCGTGAGCACTAACTGA
- a CDS encoding DHH family phosphoesterase yields the protein MTCDSAGDPGADDGDSVVYDLASDCTADDVEYDRPYLAEINGIVDYGVFVDLSDSVSGLVHESVLEGTYAVGDELVVELESVRENGDMAFEPVDVDDYTLRQVSHDYALTGTDRLESNLGEQIHLEGEVTQVKQTGGPTIFHIADEDGVVPCAAFEEAGVRAYPSIEVGDVVRVTGAPEHREGSVQIEVDGLSKLEDQDAEDARERLENAFETRAEPHDVEPLIDWPAFEKLRPNLEEVARLLRRTVLEGRPIRVRHHADGDGMCAAVPVQIALERFIADVHEDDDAPRHLIKRLPSKAPFYEMEDATRDLNFALEDRERHGQQLPLLLMLDNGSTAEDVPAYETLAHYDIPIVAVDHHHPDPDAVGDLLDAHVNPYLHDEDYRITTGMLCVELARMIYPDLTEELRHVPAVAGLSDRSKADAMEDYLELAAAEGYDEERLQDVSEALDYAAFWLRYNSGDQLIQDLLQVDSDDEERHRELVSFFADRAREEVDEQLEAATPHLEHETLDNGAHLYRIDVENHAHRFTYPAPGKTTGEIHDRKIEETGDPVITVGYGPDFAVLRSDGVRLDIPNMVSELEAEIAGGGVSGGGHLVVGSIKFVTGKREEVIDALVEKMAEADIDEALSSAAPIDD from the coding sequence ATGACGTGTGACTCCGCCGGGGACCCCGGCGCAGACGACGGGGATTCCGTCGTCTACGATCTCGCTTCCGATTGTACCGCTGACGACGTGGAGTACGACCGACCCTATCTCGCCGAGATCAACGGCATCGTCGACTACGGCGTCTTCGTCGATCTCTCCGACTCCGTCTCCGGTCTCGTCCACGAATCCGTCCTCGAGGGCACCTACGCCGTCGGCGACGAACTGGTCGTCGAACTCGAGAGCGTCCGCGAGAACGGCGACATGGCCTTCGAGCCCGTCGACGTCGACGACTACACGCTCCGGCAGGTCTCCCACGACTACGCCCTGACCGGCACGGACCGCCTCGAGAGCAACCTCGGCGAACAAATCCACCTCGAGGGCGAGGTCACCCAGGTCAAACAGACCGGCGGGCCGACGATCTTCCACATCGCCGACGAGGACGGCGTCGTCCCCTGTGCCGCCTTCGAGGAGGCCGGCGTCCGCGCCTACCCCTCCATCGAGGTCGGCGATGTCGTCCGCGTGACCGGCGCGCCCGAACACCGCGAAGGATCGGTTCAGATCGAGGTCGACGGCCTCTCGAAGCTCGAGGATCAGGACGCCGAAGACGCCCGTGAACGCCTCGAAAACGCCTTCGAGACCCGCGCCGAACCCCACGACGTCGAGCCGCTGATCGACTGGCCGGCCTTCGAGAAGCTCCGCCCGAACTTGGAGGAGGTCGCCAGGCTGCTCCGCCGAACCGTCCTCGAAGGACGCCCGATCCGGGTGCGCCACCACGCCGACGGCGACGGGATGTGCGCCGCCGTCCCCGTCCAGATCGCCCTCGAACGATTCATCGCGGACGTCCACGAGGACGACGACGCGCCGCGCCACCTCATCAAGCGGCTGCCGTCGAAGGCGCCCTTCTACGAGATGGAGGACGCGACCCGCGACCTCAACTTCGCTCTGGAGGACCGCGAGCGCCACGGCCAGCAGCTCCCGCTCCTGCTGATGCTCGACAACGGGTCGACGGCCGAGGACGTGCCGGCCTACGAGACGCTGGCCCACTACGACATCCCGATCGTCGCAGTCGACCACCACCACCCCGACCCCGACGCCGTCGGCGACTTACTCGACGCCCACGTCAATCCGTATCTCCACGACGAGGACTACCGGATCACGACGGGGATGCTCTGCGTCGAACTCGCGCGGATGATCTACCCCGACCTGACCGAGGAACTGCGCCATGTCCCCGCCGTCGCCGGCCTCTCGGACCGCTCGAAGGCCGACGCGATGGAGGACTACCTCGAACTCGCCGCCGCGGAGGGCTACGACGAGGAGCGTCTGCAGGACGTCAGCGAGGCTCTGGACTACGCCGCCTTCTGGCTGCGCTACAACTCCGGCGATCAGCTGATTCAGGACCTGCTTCAGGTCGACAGCGACGACGAGGAGCGCCACCGCGAACTCGTCTCCTTCTTCGCGGACCGGGCCCGCGAGGAAGTCGACGAACAGCTCGAGGCCGCGACGCCCCACCTCGAACACGAGACGCTGGACAACGGCGCCCACCTCTACCGGATCGACGTCGAGAACCACGCCCACCGCTTTACCTACCCCGCTCCGGGGAAGACCACCGGCGAGATCCACGACCGCAAGATCGAGGAGACCGGCGATCCGGTCATCACGGTCGGCTACGGCCCCGACTTCGCCGTCCTCCGCAGTGACGGCGTCCGCCTGGACATCCCGAACATGGTCTCGGAACTCGAGGCCGAGATCGCCGGCGGCGGCGTCTCCGGCGGCGGCCACTTGGTCGTCGGCTCGATCAAGTTCGTCACCGGCAAGCGCGAGGAAGTGATCGACGCCTTGGTCGAGAAGATGGCCGAGGCAGACATCGACGAAGCCCTCTCGAGCGCGGCGCCGATCGACGACTGA
- a CDS encoding HhH-GPD family protein produces the protein MTTGAEEWTLPDDRQAVRRALVAWYEDDHREFPWRRTDDPYEILVSEVMSQQTQLGRVVEAWEEFLERWPTTADLAATDRADVVGFWTDHSLGYNNRAKYLHEAARQVEEEYDGAFPTTPDELQELMGVGPYTANAVASFAFNNGDAVVDTNVKRVLYRAFDVPDDDAAFEEAARELMPEGRSRVWNNAIMELGGVACEQTPRCDETGCPWREWCGAYASGDFTAPDVPTQPSFEGSRRQFRGRVIGTLREYDELDLDTLGHRIRVDYAPDGEYGREWLRGLLDDLADDGLVETGERDGEVVARLHR, from the coding sequence ATGACAACCGGGGCCGAGGAGTGGACGCTGCCCGACGACCGCCAGGCCGTTCGGCGAGCGCTGGTCGCCTGGTACGAGGACGACCACCGCGAGTTCCCCTGGCGGCGGACGGACGATCCCTACGAGATCCTCGTCAGCGAGGTGATGAGCCAGCAGACCCAGCTCGGCCGTGTCGTCGAGGCCTGGGAGGAATTCCTCGAGCGCTGGCCGACGACCGCGGACCTGGCCGCGACCGACCGCGCGGACGTCGTGGGTTTTTGGACGGATCACAGCCTGGGCTACAACAACCGGGCGAAGTACCTCCACGAGGCGGCCCGCCAGGTCGAGGAGGAGTACGACGGGGCGTTTCCGACTACGCCCGACGAACTCCAGGAGCTAATGGGCGTCGGGCCGTACACGGCCAATGCGGTCGCGAGTTTCGCCTTCAACAACGGTGACGCGGTCGTCGACACGAACGTCAAGCGGGTGCTCTACCGAGCGTTCGACGTGCCGGACGACGACGCGGCCTTCGAGGAAGCGGCGCGCGAACTCATGCCCGAGGGCCGTTCGCGGGTCTGGAACAACGCGATCATGGAACTGGGCGGCGTCGCCTGCGAGCAGACGCCCCGGTGTGACGAGACGGGGTGTCCGTGGCGCGAGTGGTGCGGGGCCTACGCCAGCGGCGACTTCACCGCCCCTGACGTACCCACGCAACCGAGTTTCGAGGGGAGCCGCCGGCAGTTCCGCGGGCGCGTGATCGGGACCCTCCGCGAGTACGACGAACTCGACCTCGACACGCTCGGCCACCGTATCCGCGTCGATTACGCCCCCGACGGCGAGTACGGCCGCGAGTGGCTTCGAGGCCTCCTCGACGACCTGGCCGATGACGGACTCGTCGAAACGGGAGAGCGCGACGGGGAGGTCGTCGCCCGACTCCATCGATAA
- a CDS encoding DUF7344 domain-containing protein: MIGRSRTDPVGEPPRATDAVDVPSELSLDDIYHLLQTKRRRDVLRYLRDADGPVRMRELAEQVAAWEQGTNVEQLSSDERQRVYISLYQSHLPKLDNHGIVDYDKDRGLVEPTALTPRLDPFIEGVGESGSTDPWPRRYAATVALCGLVLGTIAAGIAPLSGFAGAVLVLGAFAIATSVHAWSTGAVARTGDR; this comes from the coding sequence GTGATCGGACGCAGCCGGACGGACCCCGTCGGTGAGCCGCCTAGAGCCACTGATGCCGTCGACGTTCCGTCGGAGTTGTCGCTGGACGATATCTATCACCTCTTGCAGACGAAACGCCGACGCGACGTCCTCCGTTACCTGCGCGACGCCGACGGCCCGGTCCGCATGCGGGAGCTCGCCGAACAGGTCGCCGCCTGGGAGCAAGGGACCAACGTCGAGCAGTTGAGTTCCGACGAACGCCAGCGCGTCTACATCTCGCTGTACCAGTCGCACCTGCCGAAACTCGATAACCACGGCATCGTCGACTACGACAAAGACCGCGGCTTGGTCGAACCGACGGCGCTCACGCCCCGGCTCGATCCCTTCATCGAAGGCGTCGGCGAGTCCGGGTCGACCGATCCGTGGCCCCGTCGGTACGCGGCGACCGTCGCGCTCTGTGGCCTGGTTCTCGGAACGATCGCCGCGGGAATCGCGCCGCTCTCCGGATTCGCGGGCGCAGTCCTCGTCCTCGGGGCGTTCGCGATCGCGACGAGCGTCCACGCCTGGTCGACGGGCGCGGTGGCTCGAACCGGCGATCGATGA
- a CDS encoding bifunctional helix-turn-helix transcriptional regulator/GNAT family N-acetyltransferase → MERETLEFGHEDRRRIYEYVERQGAADPDETRDRLGVDPSGFRHHVAILKRDGRIEEEGGKLRVTLDAGAEEEYVSEDLEFHIRPARQEDLTGIVGAIRQVAEEKTYIEAETVADEIDHEEALLRHNELESRMFFVATVEDEVVGWVHLHAPELEKLSHTAELTVGVLEEYRGHGVGSHLLSRGLEWAGSNGYEKVYQSVPSTNEDAIAFLEEHNWETEAIREDHYKLNGHYVDEVMMAVEL, encoded by the coding sequence ATGGAACGAGAAACCCTCGAATTTGGGCACGAGGACCGCAGGCGGATTTACGAGTACGTCGAGCGTCAGGGGGCGGCCGATCCTGACGAGACGCGAGATCGACTCGGCGTCGATCCTAGCGGGTTCCGCCACCACGTCGCGATCCTCAAGCGGGACGGGAGAATCGAGGAAGAAGGTGGCAAACTGCGGGTCACACTCGACGCCGGCGCCGAGGAGGAGTACGTCTCCGAGGACCTCGAGTTCCACATCCGGCCGGCGCGCCAGGAGGACCTGACGGGGATCGTCGGCGCGATCCGCCAGGTCGCCGAGGAGAAGACCTACATCGAGGCCGAGACCGTCGCCGACGAGATCGACCACGAGGAGGCCCTCCTCCGGCACAACGAACTGGAGTCGCGGATGTTCTTCGTCGCCACCGTCGAGGACGAAGTGGTCGGCTGGGTCCACCTCCACGCGCCGGAACTCGAGAAGCTGAGCCACACCGCCGAGCTCACGGTCGGCGTCTTGGAGGAGTACCGCGGCCACGGCGTCGGTTCACACCTTCTCTCGCGCGGACTCGAGTGGGCCGGCTCCAACGGCTACGAGAAGGTCTACCAGAGCGTCCCCTCGACCAACGAGGACGCGATCGCGTTCCTCGAGGAACACAACTGGGAGACCGAAGCGATCCGCGAGGATCACTACAAACTCAACGGCCACTACGTCGACGAGGTGATGATGGCCGTCGAGCTGTAG
- a CDS encoding glycoside hydrolase family 97 catalytic domain-containing protein: MEDEKPHHTLGQYRRRGFLGGMASLFAATAYSLTVSADAAAPVGEGDDSATQTVTSPDGSVAFTVDVADGTPTYSVSFEGEPVVDSSRLGFEFRNQAIFGVGADAADLAVTGSERTTVDETWEPVWDRYDEIREHYTELRLGLEERAEPGRGGTLEVRVFDDGVGFRFLFDERFGEGFVITSERTEYEFADDYASWWIPNDYNNFEVEYEETPLSEVDATLEDDLGGEFDGVHTPMTMRTDDGRYVSVHEANLDDYASLAIAPQDRGDTTFESTLAPLPDGTKVSASAPHRTPWRTVQLGRQPGDLVESNLVVNLNEDYSDDVFTQGVDWIEPQKFIGVWWLMITGRADWEYQGPRTGNHGAQTGRAKQYMDFASEHGIPGVLVEGWNRGWSSYPGDGSDLDFTESYPDFDLEGVTDYGTSLAPPTQMTMHNETAGDFHNYESQLEEAFGLYDDLGIRTIKNGYVADDGDLAGEGHNHHNQVLVNHHTLVAETAAANRQLLDIHEPIHPTGRRRTYPNLMTREGVKGQEYDAFGDVSPSHHVTFPFTRMLGGPVEYTPGIFDMDSGSGGIETTRAKQLAMYPTYFSGLQMIADLPSSYLADQPATLDVGEVGQAQHAELDGFVTQSEWAHAQGEEYVPFDANSVDGGASAAWTLEDVDAAGEYDVHLRVANYEADNGLDEGVDATATLRIDGEPVERLTIPGTAYWDVWTATATTVSLEPGDSELSLTLTDEDTGGFNLDSIAVTESGQAMPEPDEPPITGPTVPEFRFIEDVPAAGWDDTRVLDAAIGEYMITARRKDDEWYVGAMTDEHGRALDVPLSFLDEAPGRRRGHENGEGKGHGHGDGDGNGGNRSRERGRGNGHAKGKYVAELYSDGVDASYDDELEDVRIDEAIVDSSTTVLASTVGSGGTAIRLRPATREDLERLPRYERPAQDVDVSIDAKTFVREPFVAASGTNDGDYVGGTNVELVVDGEVVARENVRFAPGAEDGTFAFGATIDEPGSYDVTVRTPDGETLADRTVTVTPPETVASFDDPSGDDHGPGEYTYPTADDFPDGAFDLRSVEVTRTERTVEFTFETETLPNVFGSDRGFSPQLFALWLRDPTADGGTASELGDLGLAAGFEAPWHYRLEVSGFTKSAVDAGGNSLTDVDGNAIAVRDDVDTDANTVSLAVDRAAFGETDVSELEAVAMVQSEDRGELRPVAEEAEGYVFGGAIPGAEANAPRVMDLVTPGGVSQSEALAYSAEERATLPFVPLSDG; the protein is encoded by the coding sequence ATGGAGGATGAAAAACCACACCACACTTTGGGACAGTATCGACGACGAGGCTTCCTCGGCGGGATGGCGTCGCTGTTCGCGGCGACGGCCTACTCGCTGACCGTCTCGGCGGACGCCGCAGCGCCGGTCGGCGAGGGTGACGATTCGGCGACGCAGACCGTCACCTCCCCGGACGGGAGCGTGGCGTTCACCGTCGACGTCGCGGACGGGACGCCGACGTACAGCGTCTCGTTCGAGGGCGAGCCCGTCGTCGATTCCTCGCGGTTAGGCTTCGAGTTTCGGAACCAGGCGATCTTCGGCGTCGGCGCGGACGCGGCCGACCTCGCCGTCACGGGGAGCGAGCGGACGACGGTCGACGAGACCTGGGAGCCCGTCTGGGACCGGTACGACGAGATCCGCGAACACTATACCGAACTCCGGCTCGGCCTCGAAGAACGGGCGGAGCCGGGACGAGGCGGCACGCTCGAGGTCCGGGTATTCGACGACGGCGTGGGCTTCCGGTTCCTCTTCGACGAGCGCTTCGGCGAGGGGTTCGTCATCACCAGCGAGCGCACCGAGTACGAGTTCGCCGACGACTACGCGTCGTGGTGGATCCCCAACGACTACAACAACTTCGAGGTCGAGTACGAGGAAACGCCGCTGAGCGAGGTCGACGCGACGCTCGAGGACGATCTGGGCGGCGAGTTCGACGGCGTCCACACGCCGATGACGATGCGGACCGACGACGGCCGCTACGTCAGCGTCCACGAGGCGAACCTCGACGACTACGCCTCGCTCGCGATCGCGCCACAGGACCGCGGCGACACGACCTTCGAGTCGACGCTCGCGCCGCTACCCGACGGCACGAAGGTGTCCGCGTCCGCGCCCCACAGGACCCCCTGGCGGACGGTCCAGTTGGGACGGCAGCCAGGCGACCTCGTCGAGTCGAACCTCGTCGTCAACCTCAACGAGGACTACAGCGACGACGTGTTCACGCAGGGCGTCGACTGGATCGAGCCCCAGAAGTTCATCGGGGTCTGGTGGCTGATGATCACGGGCCGCGCCGACTGGGAGTATCAGGGTCCACGGACCGGCAACCACGGTGCCCAGACCGGCCGCGCGAAGCAGTACATGGACTTCGCGAGCGAGCACGGCATCCCCGGCGTCCTCGTCGAGGGGTGGAATCGGGGCTGGTCGAGCTACCCGGGCGACGGGAGCGACCTCGACTTCACCGAGTCCTACCCGGACTTCGATCTGGAGGGCGTCACCGACTACGGGACGAGCTTAGCGCCCCCGACGCAGATGACGATGCACAACGAGACGGCGGGGGACTTCCACAACTACGAGTCCCAGCTCGAGGAGGCCTTCGGGCTGTACGACGACCTCGGTATCCGGACCATCAAGAACGGCTACGTCGCCGACGACGGCGACCTGGCCGGCGAGGGCCACAACCACCACAACCAGGTGCTGGTCAACCACCACACCCTGGTCGCCGAGACGGCGGCCGCCAACCGGCAACTGCTCGACATTCACGAGCCGATCCACCCGACCGGTCGCCGGCGGACCTATCCGAACCTGATGACCCGCGAGGGCGTGAAGGGCCAGGAGTACGACGCCTTCGGCGACGTCAGCCCGAGCCACCACGTGACGTTCCCGTTCACGCGGATGCTCGGCGGCCCGGTCGAGTACACGCCCGGCATCTTCGACATGGATTCGGGCTCCGGCGGTATCGAGACGACGCGGGCCAAACAGCTCGCGATGTACCCGACCTACTTCAGCGGCCTCCAGATGATCGCCGATCTGCCGAGTTCGTACTTAGCCGATCAACCCGCGACCTTGGACGTCGGCGAAGTCGGCCAGGCCCAACACGCCGAGCTGGACGGGTTCGTCACACAATCGGAGTGGGCCCACGCGCAGGGCGAGGAGTACGTTCCCTTCGACGCCAACAGCGTCGACGGCGGCGCGTCGGCGGCGTGGACGCTCGAGGACGTCGACGCGGCCGGCGAGTACGACGTCCACCTCCGGGTCGCCAACTACGAGGCCGACAACGGGCTCGACGAGGGCGTCGACGCGACGGCGACCCTCCGGATCGACGGCGAGCCGGTCGAGCGACTGACGATCCCCGGCACGGCGTACTGGGACGTCTGGACCGCGACCGCGACGACCGTCTCGCTCGAACCCGGTGACAGCGAACTCTCCCTGACCCTGACCGACGAGGACACCGGCGGCTTCAACCTCGATTCGATCGCCGTCACCGAGTCCGGCCAGGCGATGCCGGAGCCAGACGAGCCGCCGATCACCGGCCCGACGGTCCCCGAGTTCCGGTTCATCGAGGACGTGCCAGCGGCGGGCTGGGACGACACCCGCGTGCTAGACGCCGCGATCGGCGAGTACATGATCACCGCCAGGCGGAAGGACGACGAGTGGTACGTCGGCGCGATGACCGACGAACATGGCCGCGCGCTCGACGTGCCGCTTTCGTTCCTCGACGAGGCGCCCGGTCGACGGCGCGGTCACGAGAACGGCGAGGGGAAGGGCCACGGTCACGGCGACGGCGACGGGAACGGCGGGAATCGCAGTCGCGAGCGGGGCCGCGGCAACGGCCACGCGAAGGGCAAGTACGTCGCCGAACTCTACTCGGACGGCGTCGACGCCAGCTACGACGACGAACTCGAGGACGTCCGCATCGACGAGGCTATCGTCGATTCCTCGACGACGGTGCTGGCGTCGACGGTCGGCTCCGGCGGCACCGCGATTCGGCTGCGGCCGGCGACCCGCGAGGATCTCGAGCGGCTGCCGCGATACGAGCGGCCCGCGCAGGACGTCGACGTCTCGATCGACGCGAAGACCTTCGTGCGCGAGCCGTTCGTCGCGGCGAGCGGCACCAACGACGGCGACTACGTCGGCGGCACGAACGTCGAACTCGTCGTCGACGGCGAGGTCGTCGCCCGCGAGAACGTCCGCTTCGCGCCGGGAGCCGAGGACGGGACGTTCGCGTTCGGCGCGACGATCGACGAACCGGGAAGCTACGACGTGACCGTCCGAACGCCGGACGGGGAGACTCTCGCCGACCGGACGGTGACGGTAACCCCGCCGGAGACCGTCGCCTCGTTCGACGATCCGAGCGGCGACGACCACGGCCCCGGCGAGTACACGTACCCGACCGCCGACGACTTCCCGGACGGCGCCTTTGACCTCCGATCGGTCGAGGTGACCCGGACCGAGCGCACCGTCGAGTTCACCTTCGAGACCGAGACCCTGCCCAATGTCTTCGGCAGCGACCGCGGCTTCTCGCCGCAGCTGTTCGCGCTGTGGCTCCGCGACCCGACCGCCGACGGCGGGACCGCGTCCGAACTCGGCGACCTCGGCCTGGCCGCCGGCTTCGAGGCGCCGTGGCACTACCGCCTGGAGGTCAGCGGCTTCACGAAGAGCGCGGTCGACGCCGGCGGCAACTCGCTGACCGACGTCGACGGGAACGCGATCGCGGTCCGGGACGACGTCGACACCGACGCGAATACCGTCTCGCTGGCCGTCGATCGCGCGGCGTTCGGCGAGACCGACGTCTCGGAACTCGAAGCCGTGGCGATGGTCCAATCCGAGGACCGCGGCGAACTCCGCCCCGTCGCCGAAGAGGCCGAGGGCTACGTGTTCGGCGGTGCTATCCCCGGCGCCGAAGCGAACGCGCCGCGGGTGATGGACCTGGTGACTCCCGGGGGCGTCAGCCAGAGCGAGGCCCTGGCCTACTCGGCCGAGGAGCGGGCGACGCTGCCGTTCGTGCCGCTGAGCGACGGCTGA